Proteins encoded together in one Cicer arietinum cultivar CDC Frontier isolate Library 1 chromosome 4, Cicar.CDCFrontier_v2.0, whole genome shotgun sequence window:
- the LOC140920191 gene encoding protein HUA2-LIKE 3-like has protein sequence MAPSRRKGGSKAAAAAAAARQWKVGDLVLAKVKGFPAWPATVSEPEKWGYSTDLKKVLVYFFGTQQIAFCNPADVEAFTEEKKQSLVKRQGKGADFVRAVKEIVDSYDKLKKERQLDEPNCGGNIADANLSNPLNSYDKDQIDAPEFTPTLPMKSSNSVIDKHELVCPTEDDSACELKDQSHNIKETSKELTNNVLSVQLSKPVTYSSRKRSAGDLCPQGFVTDRHMPVRRSRSSSRVQNFMNPCNDSGKSAGSPLANAAQGASVRRNKRHRKSPDIVSCNDFDSSAFVLNGSVEDKDNSSYTIDSDEFSLNEGSTIDSNFKHTEAIECPEEVELNKGLDLKIKGVVNKKKRNPNRKRATKEASKPTIKLEEELEIQKRDALNKMEMNTCPL, from the exons ATGGCCCCTAGCCGTAGAAAAGGCGGCAGCAAAGCAGCGGCAGCCGCCGCCGCCGCTCGTCAATGGAAAGTCGGCGATCTCGTTCTTGCTAAAGTTAAGGGGTTCCCTGCATGGCCTGCCACG GTCAGTGAGCCCGAGAAGTGGGGTTATTCTACTGATTTGAAGAAAGTGCTGGTTTACTTTTTTGGAACCCAACAAAT CGCTTTCTGCAATCCTGCTGATGTCGAAGCATTTACCGAGGAGAAAAAACAGTCACTTGTGAAACGTCAAGGAAAGGGTGCTGACTTTGTTCGTGCTGTGAAGGAAATTGTTGATAgttatgataaattaaaaaaagagagaCAACTTGATGAACCTAACTGTGGTGGCAATATTGCTGATGCAAATCTTTCAAATCCATTGAACTCATATGACAAGGATCAGATCGATGCTCCTGAGTTCACACCTACATTACCTATGAAATCTTCAAATTCTGTTATTGACAAACATGAGTTAGTATGTCCAACTGAGGATGACTCAGCTTGTGAATTGAAGGATCAATCTCATAATATTAAGGAGACATCAAAGGAGCTTACTAATAATGTTCTTTCTGTACAATTGTCGAAGCCAGTTACTTACTCTTCTCGAAAGAGATCTGCTGGCGACTTATGCCCCCAAGGCTTTGTAACAGATAGACATATGCCAGTACGAAGGTCTAGAAGCTCATCGCGGGTCCAAAACTTTATGAATCCTTGTAATGACAGTGGAAAG AGTGCTGGAAGCCCGTTAGCCAATGCAGCACAGGGTGCATCTGTAAGAAGGAATAAACGTCATCGGAAATCACCTGATATTGTTAGCTGTAATGATTTTGATTCATCTGCTTTTGTCTTGAATGGTAGTGTGGAGGACAAAGACAATAGCTCTTACACAATTGATTCTGATGAATTTAGCTTGAATGAGGGTAGTACAATagattcaaattttaaacacactGAAGCTATTGAATGCCCTGAAGAAGTTGAGCTGAACAAAGGCCTTGATCTTAAAATAAAGGGTGTGGTCAAtaagaagaaaagaaacccaaatAGGAAGAGGGCAACCAAAGAAGCTTCCAAGCCAACCATTAAGCTTGAGGAAGAACTTG AAATTCAGAAGAGAGATGCTTTGAACAAGATGGAGATGAACACTTGCCCCTTGTGA
- the LOC101513145 gene encoding protein HUA2-LIKE 3: MGKSSSTEAELNSIPHAPGKSVKEDINSPPQMITSSNCENGSSADGGSSVLNGAMDNISPSNISAPCLENQICITKRDQTFSSVDDEAALPPSKRLHRALEAMSANAAEEGQVRKEASSSRMTSIGTCCLSAIKASPDMNINDHEGGGLGFQKFDTCSGNSSHIIVHSLSANSNLVISTENKSSKQADKLSTRFQHETGNDVLPNAADQVEKLSDYVAFHTANADLKTEVHREISPNLDSKCYEVESNQNSPDPSLPPAPNSEDNITTVNYSNTRSDASEHNGISLHSVTDVTKKEISSPQNNIDLPQNEVVVCEDKKCLNPSVDDVNKANDMSEVIKEVQWKGPEEDLNYVSTSDDCLGEKVISGIRSSPSLTDGGDCIPQGSPPNTSICNVSTSDSSNILHNGSCSPDVHLHQKQNLSCPVDESKYGSEATQQSRSMGKSTEAGRAALLYFEAMLGTLKRTKESIGRATRIAIDCAKFGIAAKVMDILAHNLESESSLHRRVDLFFLVDSIAQFSRGLKGDVCGVYSSAIQAVLPRLLSAAVPPGNASQENRRQCLKVLRLWLERKILPESMIRHHIRELDLYSSLSAGAFSRRSLRTERALDDPIREMEGMHVDEYGSNSSLQLPGFCMPRMLKDEDDNEGSDSDGGNFEAVTPEHNSEVHEMTSTIDKHRHILEDVDGELEMEDVAPSRDVEMNSFCNVDSGNVTMFEKNPSVSMPLSSAPPPSAPPPPPPPPPPPPPPPMLHHVSSTSDPCRTVFNSRGHTELQCVKDNPLHSIAHPVAPRSSQPLSDAVHYHAPEYREMHMPDSFPVPPTVNYRHSDGVTMHNRGYPIRPPRHVPSNQFSFVHGEQHNRHRREIPPPPYSNRQHFMENMERENFYNNNHERLKPPPYDYRERWDVPAPYSGPRYHDEDMPSPYGCHPCEPTRIPGHGWRFPPRSMNHRDSMPFRPPPFEDAIPVANRGPSFWRPRR; this comes from the exons ATGGGTAAATCATCTTCCACAGAGGCAGAACTCAATAGCATTCCTCATGCTCCAGGGAAAAGCGTTAAGGAAGATATTAACTCACCACCACAGATGATAACATCCTCAAATTGTGAGAATGGGAGCTCTGCTGATGGAGGCTCATCTGTCCTGAATGGGGCTATGGATAATATTTCTCCTTCAAATATTTCTGCTCCATGTTTAGAAAATCAGATTTGTATTACGAAGCGAGATCAAACATTCAGCTCTGTGGATGACGAAGCTGCTTTACCTCCATCTAAACGCCTTCATCGTGCTTTGGAAGCTATGTCGGCTAATGCTGCTGAAGAAGGTCAAGTTCGTAAAGAAGCATCATCCTCCAGAATGACATCAATTGGTACGTGCTGTTTATCTGCTATCAAGGCAAGTCCAGATATGAATATTAATGATCATGAAGGTGGTGGTTTAGGGTTTCAAAAGTTTGATACCTGCAGTGGTAATTCTTCTCATATCATTGTGCATAGTTTGTCAGCCAATTCAAATCTGGTTATTTCAACAGAGAATAAATCATCTAAACAAGCGGATAAGCTATCAACCAGGTTCCAACATGAAACTGGCAATGATGTTCTACCAAATGCTGCAGACCAAGTTGAAAAACTTAGTGACTATGTTGCTTTTCATACTGCTAATGCAGATTTGAAAACTGAGGTACATAGAGAAATTTCTCCAAATCTTGATTCAAAATGTTATGAAGTTGAAAGCAATCAAAATTCACCTGACCCGTCATTACCACCAGCACCAAATAGTGAAGATAATATTACGACTGTGAATTATTCAAATACAAGATCTGATGCATCAGAGCATAATGGAATAAGCCTTCATTCTGTGACAGATGTGACAAAGAAAGAAATTAGTTCCccccaaaataatattgatCTGCCTCAGAATGAGGTTGTTGTTTGTGAGGATAAGAAGTGTTTGAATCCATCAGTTGATGATGTTAATAAAGCAAATGACAT GAGTGAGGTCATAAAAGAGGTACAATGGAAAGGGCCAGAGGAGGATTTGAATTATGTTTCAACATCTGATGACTGTTTGGGTGAAAAGGTTATTTCGGGCATTCGGTCAAGTCCATCCTTGACAGATGGGGGAGATTGCATTCCACAAGGATCACCTCCAAACACGTCAATTTGCAATGTTTCTACATCAGACAGTAGTAATATCCTTCACAATGGTAGTTGTAGCCCTGATGTTCATTTACACCAGAAACAAAATTTATCTTGTCCTGTTGATGAAAGTAAGTATGGGTCTGAAGCAACCCAACAATCAAGATCCATGGGCAAGTCAACAGAAGCAGGACGTGCTGCTTTGTTGTACTTTGAAGCAATGCTTGGGACCTTAAAAAGGACAAAGGAAAGTATTGGGCGAGCAACACGCATAGCTATTGACTGTGCAAAGTTTGGCATTGCAGCTAAG GTCATGGATATTCTTGCCCACAATCTTGAAAGTGAATCAAGCTTGCATCGGAGGgttgatttgttttttcttgTTGACTCTATTGCACAGTTTTCACGTGGTTTAAAAG GTGATGTTTGTGGAGTATATTCATCCGCTATCCAAGCAGTCCTCCCTAGACTATTGTCTGCTGCTGTTCCTCCTGGAAATGCTTCACAAGAGAACCGTAGGCAGTGTCTTAAG GTTTTAAGGCTGTGGTTGGAGAGAAAAATCTTACCGGAGTCGATGATTCGCCACCATATCCGGGAATTGGATTTATATAGTTCACTTTCTGCAGGTGCATTTTCACGACGATCATTAAGAACAGAGAGAGCTTTGGATGACCCTATAAGAGAAATGGAGGGTATGCATGTTGATGAATATGGAag CAACTCAAGTTTGCAGCTACCTGGATTTTGCATGCCTCGAATGCTTAAAGATGAAGATGACAATGAAGGGAGCGATTCTGATGGAGGGAACTTTGAGGCTGTCACACCCGAGCATAATTCTGAAGTACATGAAATGACTTCTACAATCGACAAACACAGGCATATCTTAGAAGATGTTGATGGTGAGCTTGAAATGGAAGATGTGGCTCCTTCTCGTGATGTTGAAATGAATTCATTTTGCAACGTTGATAGCGGAAACGTCACAATGTTTGAGAAGAATCCTTCTGTGTCTATGCCGCTATCGTCGGCACCTCCGCCATCTGCccctccaccaccaccaccaccacctcctcCTCCACCCCCACCTCCTATGCTACACCATGTGTCATCTACCTCTGATCCATGTCGTACTGTTTTTAATTCAAGAGGTCATACTGAATTGCAG TGTGTGAAAGACAATCCACTTCACTCTATAGCTCATCCCGTAGCACCAAGGAGTAGCCAACCTCTTAGTGATGCAGTGCACTATCATGCTCCAGAATACAGAGAAATGCACATGCCAGACAGCTTCCCTGTACCACCCACAGTAAATTATCGACATTCTGACGGTGTTACTATGCATAATAGAGGGTATCCTATACGGCCACCTCGCCATGTTCCGTCcaatcaattttcttttgttcATGGGGAACAGCATAATAGACATCGAAGGGAGATTCCACCACCTCCTTATTCCAATAGGCAACACTTTATGGAGAACATGGAGAGAGAGAACttctataataataatcatgAAAGATTAAAACCACCTCCATATGATTACCGGGAGAGATGGGATGTTCCCGCACCTTATTCTG GTCCTAGGTATCACGACGAAGATATGCCATCCCCATATGGGTGTCATCCATGCGAACCAACTAGAATACCAGGTCATGGGTGGAGATTCCCTCCCCGGTCAATGAATCACAGGGACTCCATGCCATTTAGACCACCTCCCTTTGAAGATGCAATTCCAGTTGCAAACAGAG GTCCAAGCTTTTGGCGGCCTAGGAGGTAG